The following are encoded together in the Kutzneria kofuensis genome:
- a CDS encoding M4 family metallopeptidase: protein MKRVTLCCAAAVTAALLSSVAGFTTATAAPANPLVAHQAALQAAADQAPALAGTLGLGSQEKLVVKDVVTDANGTRHLRYDRTYAGLRVIGGDLIVDETAAGSVSHVTYANSARIAPAATPKLSADAAASAAAATVAGSNLAKSAPQLVVYAVDTAPTLAYETVVTGVQADQTPIQQHVITDAATGKVLYSYDGIEEATGTGNTEYSGKVTLTTTQSGSTYQLKDGSRGNQQVNTLNHGSGTGTLVTSSNNVFGDGNATTVNTAAADAAYGAAETWDFYKNTFGRNGIKNNGVGALSKVHYGNAYVNAFWDDSCFCMTYGDGSGNAHPLTALDVAGHEMSHGVTSATAGLVYSRESGGLNEATSDIFGTAVEFYANNASDQGDYLIGEKIDIFGNGKPLRYMDQPSKDGQSADYWSSTVGNKDVHYSSGVANHFFYLLSEGSGAKTVNGVNYNSPTSNGQKVTGIGRDKAAAIWFRALTTKFVSTTNYAQARTGTLAAAADLYGGTSSAEYKAVAAAWSGVNVN from the coding sequence ATGAAACGTGTGACCCTGTGCTGCGCCGCCGCCGTCACGGCGGCTCTGCTCAGCTCCGTCGCCGGGTTCACCACTGCCACCGCAGCGCCGGCCAACCCGCTCGTCGCCCACCAGGCGGCGCTGCAGGCGGCCGCGGACCAGGCCCCGGCGCTGGCCGGCACGCTCGGGCTGGGCAGCCAGGAGAAGCTGGTCGTCAAGGACGTCGTCACCGACGCGAACGGTACCCGGCACCTGCGCTACGACCGCACCTACGCCGGCCTGCGCGTCATCGGCGGCGACCTGATCGTCGACGAGACCGCCGCCGGCTCGGTCAGCCACGTCACCTACGCCAACAGCGCCCGCATCGCGCCGGCCGCCACCCCGAAGCTGTCGGCCGACGCCGCCGCTTCCGCGGCCGCCGCGACCGTGGCCGGCTCGAACCTGGCCAAGTCCGCGCCGCAGCTGGTGGTCTACGCGGTCGACACCGCGCCCACGCTGGCGTACGAGACCGTGGTCACCGGCGTGCAGGCCGACCAGACGCCGATCCAGCAGCACGTGATCACCGACGCCGCCACCGGCAAGGTGCTGTACTCCTACGACGGCATCGAAGAGGCCACCGGCACCGGCAACACCGAGTACTCCGGCAAGGTCACCCTGACCACGACCCAGTCCGGCAGCACCTACCAGCTCAAGGACGGCTCGCGGGGCAACCAGCAGGTCAACACCCTCAACCACGGCTCCGGCACCGGCACCCTGGTGACCAGCAGCAACAACGTCTTCGGCGACGGCAACGCCACCACGGTCAACACCGCCGCCGCGGACGCCGCCTACGGCGCCGCCGAGACGTGGGACTTCTACAAGAACACCTTCGGCCGCAACGGCATCAAGAACAACGGCGTCGGCGCGCTGAGCAAGGTCCACTACGGCAACGCCTACGTCAACGCCTTCTGGGACGACAGCTGCTTCTGCATGACCTACGGCGACGGCAGCGGCAACGCCCACCCGCTGACCGCGCTGGACGTGGCCGGGCACGAGATGTCGCACGGCGTCACCTCCGCCACCGCCGGCCTGGTCTACTCCCGTGAGTCCGGCGGCCTCAACGAGGCCACCAGCGACATCTTCGGCACCGCCGTCGAGTTCTACGCCAACAACGCCAGCGACCAGGGCGACTACCTGATCGGCGAGAAGATCGACATCTTCGGCAACGGCAAGCCGCTGCGCTACATGGACCAGCCCTCCAAGGACGGCCAGTCGGCCGACTACTGGTCCTCCACCGTCGGCAACAAGGACGTGCACTACTCCTCCGGTGTCGCCAACCACTTCTTCTACCTGCTGTCCGAGGGCAGCGGCGCCAAGACCGTCAACGGCGTCAACTACAACAGCCCGACGTCCAACGGCCAGAAGGTCACCGGCATCGGCCGCGACAAGGCCGCCGCGATCTGGTTCCGCGCCCTGACCACGAAGTTCGTCTCCACCACGAACTACGCCCAGGCCCGCACCGGCACCCTCGCCGCCGCGGCCGACCTGTACGGCGGCACCAGCAGCGCCGAGTACAAGGCCGTCGCCGCCGCGTGGAGCGGTGTCAACGTGAACTGA
- a CDS encoding helix-turn-helix domain-containing protein — translation MADDIARGALATKVNHLFSVVRPASGAEYTFDEVAEAIRAQGGPTISATYLWQLRKGLRDNPTKRHLEALAGFFGVPPAYFFDDAEAERIDAELALLSALRDAPVRQIALRARGLSTKSLEAISDMVDRVRELEGLPDPEGDVDR, via the coding sequence ATGGCAGACGACATCGCCAGGGGCGCGCTGGCGACGAAGGTGAACCACCTGTTCAGCGTGGTGCGCCCGGCCAGTGGGGCCGAGTACACGTTCGACGAGGTCGCCGAGGCGATCAGGGCGCAGGGCGGCCCCACCATCTCGGCGACCTACCTGTGGCAGTTACGCAAGGGCCTGCGCGACAACCCGACCAAGCGCCACCTGGAGGCTCTCGCCGGATTCTTCGGCGTGCCCCCGGCGTACTTCTTCGACGACGCGGAGGCCGAGCGCATCGACGCCGAACTCGCACTGCTCAGCGCGCTGCGCGACGCGCCGGTGCGGCAGATCGCGCTGCGCGCGCGGGGGTTGTCGACCAAGAGCCTGGAGGCGATCAGCGACATGGTCGACCGGGTGCGTGAACTCGAGGGACTACCCGACCCCGAGGGCGACGTGGACCGATGA
- a CDS encoding TetR/AcrR family transcriptional regulator, whose product MLARRRDQVLDAAVDVLGTDGIRRLTYQAVDARAGVPAGTTSNYFRSRDALLDGIVDHIEALDRADIAHMALAADGVDGLAMTLAGFVHHALGPGRPRIVARYALFLETLARPELRDALTRSREALVVRGGDWLRAVGSADATAHARIVLDFLDGVILHQIAMPLPDFDPLPGIVTVLRGLGLRSV is encoded by the coding sequence GTGCTTGCTCGCAGACGGGACCAGGTGCTCGACGCGGCCGTGGACGTGCTCGGCACCGACGGCATCCGGCGGCTGACCTACCAGGCGGTCGACGCCCGCGCCGGGGTGCCCGCCGGCACCACCTCCAACTACTTCCGCAGCCGGGACGCCCTGCTCGACGGCATCGTCGACCACATCGAGGCGCTCGACCGCGCCGACATCGCGCACATGGCGCTGGCCGCCGACGGGGTCGACGGCCTCGCCATGACGCTCGCCGGGTTCGTCCACCACGCCCTGGGACCAGGCCGGCCGCGCATCGTCGCCCGCTACGCGCTGTTCCTGGAAACCCTGGCCCGCCCCGAGCTCCGCGACGCCCTCACCCGCAGCCGCGAGGCGCTGGTCGTGCGCGGCGGCGACTGGCTGCGGGCCGTGGGCTCCGCCGACGCCACCGCGCACGCGCGGATCGTGCTGGACTTCCTCGACGGCGTGATCCTGCACCAGATCGCCATGCCATTGCCCGACTTCGACCCACTGCCCGGCATAGTCACTGTGCTGCGTGGTCTCGGCCTGCGTAGCGTCTGA
- a CDS encoding alpha/beta fold hydrolase — protein MRWVELPGAEPPTVYLHGLGSSSPAYFAQVATATGRRSLLVDLLGFGLSDRPAGFGYTMEEHADTVATLLRAVDLDGVRVVAHSMGGAIAIVLAERHPALVGELVLAEPNLRPAEPRALSARIAGYAEDEYVQTMHGRILNVIGTEWAATARQADPVAMHRSAVSLAGPRERWFLHSLCALPIPRTFLLGERSDRPADEAELVEAGVTVSVIPGGGHNMMLDNPKAFVEALTR, from the coding sequence ATGCGGTGGGTGGAGCTGCCGGGGGCCGAACCGCCGACGGTCTACCTGCACGGCCTGGGCTCGTCGTCGCCGGCCTACTTCGCGCAGGTCGCGACGGCGACGGGCCGGCGCTCGCTGCTGGTTGACCTCCTCGGCTTCGGGCTGAGCGACCGGCCGGCCGGCTTCGGCTACACGATGGAGGAACACGCCGACACGGTCGCCACGCTGCTACGCGCCGTGGATCTGGACGGGGTGCGGGTGGTCGCGCACAGCATGGGCGGGGCGATCGCGATCGTGCTTGCGGAGCGTCACCCCGCGCTGGTCGGGGAGCTGGTTCTGGCCGAGCCGAACCTCCGTCCGGCCGAACCCCGTGCGCTGAGTGCGCGCATCGCCGGCTACGCGGAGGACGAGTACGTGCAGACCATGCACGGCCGGATCCTCAACGTGATCGGCACGGAGTGGGCGGCGACCGCGCGGCAGGCGGACCCGGTGGCGATGCACCGCAGCGCGGTGTCGCTGGCCGGCCCCCGCGAGCGCTGGTTCCTGCACAGCCTGTGCGCGCTGCCGATCCCGCGCACGTTCCTGCTGGGGGAGCGCAGCGACCGCCCGGCCGACGAGGCCGAGCTGGTCGAGGCCGGCGTGACGGTGTCGGTGATCCCCGGCGGCGGCCACAACATGATGCTGGACAACCCGAAGGCGTTCGTGGAGGCGCTCACCCGATGA
- a CDS encoding macrolide family glycosyltransferase, which translates to MAHIAFVVLPAAGHVNPTLPLVAELVRRGHRVTYSAGSDHAEAVAAAGATALSTRAGSVRPSGSLNEMMLAGVETCRTVVPALEKVFRADPPDLLCYDVLTPYAPLLAHRLGVPTVVTVPTHASNDSFDLMKLLIPEDFDPSEYVAARAKLAADLGVPVDAPTPARQIVFVPRRFQIAGDTFDDSYAFVGPTLADQHEDWRPPPGRRVLFVSLGTVVNDRPDFFGAVTRAFAGTDWHVAMALGDRVDPARLGPIPANFEVRPFFPQQNVLKYAAAFLTHAGMNSVMEALARQVPLIGYPQTPEQAANARRVEELGLGRVLADLSELAVTVTKVAADKDIRANLAAMADDLRRAGGAPAAADAVEAALP; encoded by the coding sequence ATGGCCCACATCGCCTTTGTCGTGCTGCCGGCCGCCGGGCACGTCAACCCGACCCTGCCGCTGGTGGCCGAGCTCGTCCGGCGCGGGCACCGCGTCACCTACTCCGCCGGTTCCGACCACGCCGAGGCGGTCGCCGCCGCCGGCGCCACCGCACTGTCCACCCGCGCCGGATCGGTCCGGCCCTCGGGCAGCCTGAACGAGATGATGCTGGCCGGGGTGGAGACGTGCCGGACGGTGGTGCCGGCGCTGGAGAAGGTGTTCCGCGCCGACCCGCCCGACCTGCTCTGCTACGACGTGCTCACCCCGTACGCGCCGCTGCTGGCGCACCGGCTCGGCGTGCCGACCGTCGTCACCGTGCCCACCCATGCCAGCAACGACTCGTTCGACCTGATGAAGCTGCTCATCCCCGAGGACTTCGACCCGAGCGAGTACGTCGCCGCCCGCGCCAAGCTCGCGGCCGACCTCGGCGTGCCCGTCGACGCGCCGACTCCGGCGCGGCAGATCGTGTTCGTGCCGCGCCGGTTCCAGATCGCCGGCGACACCTTCGACGACTCCTACGCGTTCGTCGGACCGACCCTGGCCGATCAGCACGAGGACTGGCGGCCGCCGCCCGGGCGGCGGGTGCTGTTCGTGTCGCTGGGCACCGTGGTCAACGACCGGCCCGACTTCTTCGGGGCCGTCACGCGGGCGTTCGCCGGCACCGACTGGCACGTGGCGATGGCGCTGGGGGACCGGGTCGACCCGGCCAGGCTGGGGCCGATCCCGGCCAACTTCGAGGTGCGGCCGTTCTTCCCGCAGCAGAACGTGCTCAAGTACGCGGCGGCGTTCCTCACCCACGCCGGCATGAACTCGGTCATGGAGGCCCTGGCCCGGCAGGTCCCCCTGATCGGCTACCCGCAGACGCCCGAGCAGGCCGCCAACGCCCGCCGGGTCGAGGAACTCGGCCTCGGCCGGGTGCTGGCCGACCTGTCCGAACTGGCCGTCACCGTGACGAAAGTGGCCGCCGACAAGGACATTCGCGCCAACCTCGCCGCCATGGCCGACGACCTTCGCCGAGCCGGCGGCGCCCCGGCCGCGGCCGACGCGGTGGAGGCGGCGCTGCCCTAA
- a CDS encoding macrolide family glycosyltransferase, translating to MHIAFITAPASGHVYPTLPLVQELTRRGHRVGYATGAAYGDMIAASGAELFPLDWEPAQVAASKGGQTTEELADMLVASISATRRVLPSVVDWLTADRPDVLVHDAVTVIGSMVAHKLGLPLASTFPNFAGNDKFDLTPLFTPRDFDPMRPRFQQFVADRNQLAADFGVPVESMGGPAAYAGLNLVFLPREFQPSNELFGEEFKFIGPSFGIRDDGDDWQPPAGRRVLFVALGTVVNDRADFFATVIKAFGGSDWHVAMAVGHQVDIAELGEIPANFDVRPFFPQPTVLRHAEVFLSHTGMGSTMEALMRQVPIVSYPQIPEQSANGRRVQELGLGRLLDISRDVDPDELRRTVEEVAVDKEIRANLAMMAEHIRNAGGPPAGADAIEEMVR from the coding sequence ATGCACATCGCGTTCATCACCGCGCCCGCGTCCGGCCACGTCTACCCGACCCTGCCGCTGGTGCAGGAGCTGACCCGGCGCGGCCACCGGGTCGGCTACGCCACCGGCGCGGCCTACGGCGACATGATCGCCGCCTCCGGCGCGGAGCTGTTCCCGCTGGACTGGGAGCCGGCGCAGGTCGCGGCGTCCAAGGGCGGGCAGACCACCGAGGAACTGGCCGACATGCTGGTCGCCAGCATCAGCGCCACCCGGCGGGTGCTGCCGTCCGTGGTGGACTGGCTGACAGCGGACCGTCCGGACGTGCTCGTGCACGACGCCGTCACCGTGATCGGCTCGATGGTCGCGCACAAGCTGGGCCTGCCGCTGGCCTCGACGTTTCCCAACTTCGCCGGCAACGACAAGTTCGACCTCACGCCGCTGTTCACGCCCCGGGACTTCGACCCCATGCGCCCGCGGTTCCAGCAGTTCGTCGCCGACCGCAACCAGCTGGCCGCGGACTTCGGCGTGCCGGTGGAGTCCATGGGCGGCCCGGCGGCCTACGCCGGGCTGAACCTGGTGTTCCTGCCCCGCGAGTTCCAGCCGTCGAACGAGCTGTTCGGCGAGGAGTTCAAGTTCATCGGCCCGTCCTTCGGCATCCGCGACGATGGCGATGACTGGCAGCCGCCGGCCGGCAGGAGGGTGCTGTTCGTGGCGCTGGGCACCGTCGTCAACGACCGCGCCGACTTCTTCGCCACGGTGATCAAGGCGTTCGGCGGCAGCGACTGGCACGTGGCGATGGCCGTGGGCCACCAGGTCGACATCGCCGAGCTGGGGGAGATCCCGGCCAACTTCGACGTGCGGCCGTTCTTCCCGCAGCCGACGGTGTTGCGCCACGCCGAGGTGTTCCTCTCCCACACCGGCATGGGCTCCACCATGGAGGCCCTGATGCGGCAGGTGCCGATCGTGTCGTACCCGCAGATCCCCGAGCAGTCGGCCAACGGCCGCCGCGTGCAGGAACTCGGACTCGGCCGGCTGCTGGACATCAGCCGCGACGTCGACCCGGACGAGCTGCGCCGCACGGTCGAGGAAGTGGCTGTGGACAAGGAGATCCGCGCCAACCTCGCCATGATGGCCGAGCACATCCGCAACGCCGGCGGCCCGCCGGCCGGGGCGGACGCGATCGAGGAGATGGTGCGCTGA
- a CDS encoding class I SAM-dependent methyltransferase translates to MDHAESIARLMATSVTDLPGQVVLTRFRMALADSWGLAAGASVLEIGCGQGDMTAVLADAVGPDGRVLGIDIAHPDYGAPVTLGQSADHLLATDLGERIEIRFSTDVLAASFPADAFDHVVLSQCSWYFASYEQLRDTLAHVRPWARRLCFSEWDLRPTAVEQVPHLLAVLAQGQIEAAGSHGDGNVRTVFGRDDIHRVLADAGWHVERTETVDAADMQDADWEIAACLDYVSDNDRMAALPTEVRRLVATQADLIRATARDRGNAALPAYTIVAGR, encoded by the coding sequence ATGGATCATGCCGAGTCGATCGCCAGGCTCATGGCGACCAGCGTCACCGACCTGCCGGGACAGGTCGTGCTGACCCGGTTCCGCATGGCGCTCGCCGACAGTTGGGGACTCGCCGCCGGCGCGTCGGTGCTGGAGATCGGCTGCGGCCAGGGCGACATGACCGCCGTGCTCGCCGACGCGGTCGGCCCCGACGGGCGCGTGCTCGGCATCGACATCGCCCACCCGGACTACGGCGCGCCGGTCACCCTCGGCCAGTCCGCCGACCACCTGCTCGCCACGGACCTGGGCGAACGCATCGAGATCCGGTTCTCCACCGACGTCCTCGCCGCGAGCTTCCCCGCCGACGCCTTCGACCACGTCGTGCTGTCCCAATGCTCCTGGTACTTCGCCTCCTACGAGCAGCTGCGCGACACCCTCGCGCACGTACGGCCGTGGGCGCGGCGGCTGTGCTTCTCCGAATGGGACCTGCGGCCGACCGCCGTCGAGCAGGTCCCGCACCTGCTGGCAGTGCTCGCCCAGGGCCAGATCGAGGCCGCCGGCTCGCACGGCGACGGCAACGTCCGCACGGTCTTCGGCCGCGACGACATCCACCGTGTCCTGGCCGACGCCGGCTGGCATGTGGAGCGCACCGAGACTGTCGACGCCGCCGACATGCAGGACGCCGACTGGGAGATCGCCGCCTGCCTGGACTACGTCTCCGACAACGACCGCATGGCCGCCCTGCCCACGGAGGTCCGCCGCCTCGTCGCCACCCAGGCCGACCTGATCCGCGCCACCGCCCGTGACCGAGGCAACGCCGCCCTGCCCGCGTACACGATCGTCGCCGGCCGCTGA
- a CDS encoding MAB_1171c family putative transporter yields the protein MGELVRRYGPAVLAWGMLLWLRPGPAPGRRLVRLCVLGLAVSQTALTPVVVTFTRDIGVPNAERLVGHLAMLAAVWAGAQILLRLNGCKTRARAHTAWVIFAGTVMGLLFALAPNLLPQSPWVMEYCIAYAVALMPEFAVIARLCLRDAVRAPDRTLRLGLGLVVAGIVAAACYMTSRTVVAISARAPVDFEVGRGFLLSKALPTAAHLLVLAGVAAPAITEWVRRCRRYRRLGPLWFALYRAEPAIALEPPGLATLFPTRLQLYRRVIEIRDGLLAIRPYRPADESLEGEQREAAEIAAALRAREQGTPLRSAEITVAGGHDLGSDTEYLCRLADAYRETVKRT from the coding sequence ATGGGTGAACTGGTTCGCCGCTACGGCCCGGCCGTGCTCGCCTGGGGCATGTTGCTGTGGCTGCGGCCAGGTCCGGCGCCCGGCCGCCGGCTCGTCCGGCTCTGCGTGCTCGGCCTGGCCGTCTCGCAGACGGCTCTCACACCTGTCGTCGTCACCTTCACGCGTGACATCGGCGTGCCCAACGCCGAACGGCTCGTCGGCCACCTCGCCATGCTCGCCGCGGTCTGGGCCGGGGCACAGATCCTGTTGCGGCTGAACGGATGTAAGACGCGCGCCCGCGCGCACACGGCGTGGGTGATCTTCGCCGGCACCGTGATGGGCCTGCTGTTCGCTCTCGCCCCGAACCTGCTCCCGCAGTCGCCGTGGGTGATGGAGTACTGCATCGCCTACGCCGTGGCGTTGATGCCCGAGTTCGCCGTCATCGCACGGCTGTGCCTGCGGGACGCGGTCAGGGCGCCGGACCGGACACTGCGTCTGGGTCTCGGCCTTGTCGTCGCCGGAATCGTCGCCGCGGCCTGCTACATGACGAGCAGAACCGTCGTCGCGATCTCCGCCCGTGCCCCCGTCGATTTCGAGGTCGGGCGAGGGTTTCTGCTGAGCAAGGCCCTGCCGACGGCGGCCCACCTGCTGGTGCTGGCCGGGGTCGCGGCGCCGGCGATCACCGAGTGGGTGCGCCGGTGCCGGCGCTACCGGCGGCTCGGCCCGCTGTGGTTCGCCCTCTACCGGGCCGAGCCCGCCATCGCGCTGGAACCCCCGGGCCTGGCCACGCTCTTTCCCACCCGGCTGCAGCTGTACCGGCGGGTGATCGAGATCCGTGACGGTCTGCTGGCGATACGGCCCTACCGCCCCGCCGACGAGTCGCTCGAGGGTGAGCAGCGGGAAGCCGCCGAGATCGCGGCCGCCCTGCGGGCCCGCGAGCAGGGCACGCCGCTGCGTTCGGCGGAGATCACCGTGGCGGGCGGCCACGATCTGGGCAGCGACACCGAGTACCTGTGCCGGCTCGCCGACGCGTACCGCGAGACGGTGAAGCGGACTTAG
- a CDS encoding amidohydrolase family protein, whose protein sequence is MRTLLSGGIVVSMDPAVGDLARGDVLITDGVITEVAERIDAPDAEVIDATGRIVLPGFVDTHRHTWQTAFRGIGADWTFAEYRVAMHGTLKPHYRPEDIYLGNLLGRLEALHSGVTTMLDWFHAAQSPEHSDAALAGLRDAPARSIFCLGGEFGSPDPVDGELRRIRDGVPDGGLVTMALGLRGPLLTTVDVVAADLKVAAELGLRASVHVGSGGANGSRPIAEFHDNGLLRETTTFVHANGIDDDELLMLADAGSSVSISPDVELKMGFGWPMTGRMLAAGVRPTFSIDDCPSAGGDMFATMRTAYVVQRGLDGSLNSRDLLEFATVDGARACGLSARTGSLTPGKDADVILLRADDPTVFPVTDPAGTIVAAGHPGLVDTVLVAGRVVKRDGRLVGVDLPALQARLLESRNRIAAAAGIALDGTWRPPTESE, encoded by the coding sequence ATGAGGACCCTGCTCTCCGGCGGCATTGTCGTCAGCATGGACCCGGCCGTCGGCGACCTCGCCCGCGGCGACGTGCTGATCACCGACGGCGTGATCACGGAGGTGGCCGAGCGGATCGACGCCCCCGACGCCGAGGTGATCGACGCGACCGGCCGGATCGTGCTGCCCGGCTTCGTCGACACCCACCGCCACACCTGGCAGACGGCGTTCCGCGGTATCGGCGCGGACTGGACGTTCGCCGAGTACCGCGTCGCCATGCACGGCACGCTCAAGCCGCACTACCGGCCCGAGGACATCTACCTGGGCAATCTGCTCGGCCGGCTGGAGGCCCTGCACTCCGGCGTGACCACGATGCTGGACTGGTTCCACGCCGCGCAGAGTCCCGAGCACTCCGACGCCGCGCTGGCCGGACTGCGGGACGCGCCGGCACGGTCGATCTTCTGCCTGGGCGGGGAGTTCGGCTCGCCCGATCCGGTCGACGGGGAGCTCCGCCGCATCCGGGACGGCGTCCCCGACGGCGGCCTGGTGACGATGGCGTTGGGGCTGCGCGGCCCGCTACTGACCACAGTGGACGTCGTCGCGGCGGATCTGAAGGTGGCGGCCGAACTCGGGCTGCGGGCCAGCGTGCACGTCGGGTCCGGCGGCGCCAACGGCAGCCGGCCGATCGCCGAGTTCCATGACAACGGCCTGTTGCGGGAGACCACGACGTTCGTGCACGCCAACGGGATCGACGACGACGAGTTGCTGATGCTGGCCGACGCCGGCAGCTCGGTGTCGATCAGCCCGGACGTCGAGCTGAAGATGGGCTTCGGCTGGCCGATGACCGGCCGCATGCTGGCCGCCGGCGTGCGGCCCACGTTCTCCATCGACGACTGCCCGTCCGCCGGCGGCGACATGTTCGCCACCATGCGCACCGCCTACGTCGTGCAGCGCGGTCTCGACGGCAGCCTCAACTCCCGTGACCTGCTGGAGTTCGCCACCGTCGACGGCGCCCGGGCGTGCGGACTTTCCGCCCGAACGGGCAGTCTCACGCCGGGCAAGGACGCCGACGTCATCCTGCTGCGCGCCGACGACCCGACGGTCTTCCCGGTCACCGACCCCGCCGGCACGATCGTCGCCGCGGGCCATCCGGGCCTGGTCGACACGGTTCTCGTTGCCGGCCGCGTCGTCAAACGCGACGGCCGGCTGGTCGGCGTGGACCTGCCGGCGCTGCAGGCCCGGCTGCTCGAATCGCGCAACCGCATTGCCGCGGCCGCCGGCATCGCGCTCGACGGCACGTGGCGTCCCCCGACAGAATCGGAGTGA
- a CDS encoding FAD-dependent monooxygenase: protein MTRTAMVVGGGIGGLAAAARLRMDGWDVRVLERAGGLPETGTALGLWPAAVKALDAIGVGDLAREQGRPQLRTTLLRPDGTRIASMSQKDPIHLLSRPPLLRLLHKAAGEVEFGASAPDVRELRGYDLVVAADGINSAARTALFGDAYRPVYVGATAWRGTVDGDTADFAETWGERARFGVTPQEGNRTNWYACVLAPERQRFPGGEAAAVRGHFGHWHGEVRRVLAQLTEDTVARNDLYYLKRPLPSYVAGRVALIGDAAHAMTPDMGRGACEALVDAVTLAESVSTLGVATGLRRYDKLRRRPTQRMAKASLLVNRAAHARRFTGIRDTVLGLAVR, encoded by the coding sequence ATGACGAGGACGGCGATGGTGGTCGGGGGCGGCATCGGCGGGCTGGCGGCGGCCGCACGGCTGCGGATGGACGGCTGGGACGTGCGGGTGCTGGAGCGCGCCGGCGGGCTGCCGGAGACGGGAACGGCCCTGGGCCTGTGGCCGGCCGCCGTGAAGGCGCTGGACGCGATCGGGGTCGGCGACCTGGCGCGGGAACAGGGGCGTCCGCAGCTGAGAACGACGCTGTTACGCCCCGACGGGACGCGGATCGCGTCGATGTCCCAGAAGGATCCGATCCATCTGCTGTCGCGGCCGCCGCTGCTTCGCTTGCTGCACAAGGCCGCCGGCGAGGTGGAGTTCGGCGCGTCGGCGCCGGACGTGCGGGAGCTGCGCGGCTACGACCTGGTGGTGGCGGCCGACGGCATCAACAGCGCGGCTCGCACGGCCCTGTTCGGCGACGCCTATCGGCCGGTCTATGTGGGGGCGACGGCGTGGCGGGGCACCGTGGACGGGGACACCGCCGACTTCGCCGAGACTTGGGGCGAACGAGCGCGGTTCGGCGTCACGCCACAGGAGGGCAACCGCACCAACTGGTACGCCTGCGTGCTGGCGCCGGAGCGGCAGCGCTTCCCCGGCGGCGAAGCGGCCGCGGTGCGGGGGCATTTCGGGCACTGGCACGGCGAGGTGCGACGTGTGCTGGCGCAGCTGACCGAGGACACGGTGGCACGTAACGACTTGTACTACCTCAAGCGACCGCTTCCGTCCTATGTGGCCGGTCGGGTGGCGTTGATCGGCGACGCCGCGCACGCGATGACCCCGGACATGGGCCGTGGCGCGTGCGAGGCGCTGGTGGACGCGGTGACGCTGGCGGAATCGGTGTCGACGCTGGGGGTCGCCACCGGTTTGCGCCGCTACGACAAGCTGCGCCGACGGCCGACGCAGCGGATGGCCAAGGCGTCGCTGCTGGTGAACCGGGCCGCTCATGCCCGCCGGTTCACCGGGATCCGCGACACCGTGCTGGGGCTGGCGGTGCGCTAG
- a CDS encoding histidine phosphatase family protein, translating to MATLILLRHAQSTANGSGVLAGRSPGVQLAEAGQAQAAKLVERLAGVELAGVVSSPLLRCQQTIAPLTADRGIEPVIEDDLSEVDYGEWTGKAIKDLLKEPLWTVVQQHPSAAVFPGGEGLASVQARAVAAVRRHDARITAEHGDEAVWLACSHGDVIKAVLADALGTHLDSFQRIVADPCSVSVVRYTHTRPFVVRMNDHGSEYAAIVPVKPKDEENASDAVVGGTTGA from the coding sequence GTGGCGACTCTGATTCTCCTGCGGCACGCGCAGTCCACCGCGAACGGTTCCGGGGTGCTGGCCGGTCGGTCTCCCGGCGTGCAGTTGGCCGAGGCCGGTCAGGCCCAGGCGGCCAAGCTCGTGGAGCGGCTGGCCGGGGTGGAGCTGGCCGGCGTCGTGTCGTCGCCGCTGCTGCGGTGCCAGCAGACCATCGCGCCGTTGACCGCCGATCGCGGGATCGAGCCGGTGATCGAGGACGATCTGTCCGAGGTGGACTACGGCGAGTGGACCGGCAAGGCGATCAAGGATCTGTTGAAGGAGCCGTTGTGGACGGTCGTGCAGCAGCACCCGTCCGCGGCGGTGTTTCCCGGCGGCGAGGGCCTGGCGTCGGTGCAGGCTCGGGCCGTCGCCGCCGTGCGGCGGCACGATGCTCGGATCACCGCCGAGCACGGTGACGAAGCCGTGTGGCTGGCGTGCAGCCACGGCGATGTGATCAAGGCTGTCCTGGCCGATGCCCTGGGCACGCACCTGGACTCGTTCCAGCGCATCGTCGCCGACCCGTGCTCGGTTTCCGTCGTCCGCTACACCCACACGCGGCCGTTCGTGGTGCGGATGAACGACCACGGCTCCGAGTACGCCGCCATCGTTCCGGTGAAGCCGAAGGACGAGGAGAACGCCTCCGACGCGGTCGTGGGTGGCACCACCGGCGCTTGA